In one window of Trachemys scripta elegans isolate TJP31775 chromosome 5, CAS_Tse_1.0, whole genome shotgun sequence DNA:
- the MYOZ2 gene encoding myozenin-2 isoform X2 has protein sequence MLSHSAMVKERKQQASAIMKEIYSNESDGLDLGKKISIPRDIMVEELSVLSNRGARLFKMRQRRSDKYTYENYHYLANKQRNRSEPMQSVKMETSSAEVGHQHAPMTPPNTPDPRSPPNPENIAPGYSGPLKEIPPERFNTTSVPKYYQSPWLEAISNDPELLEALYPRLFKPEAKPELPDYRSFNSIKNVFDSWFQEMRMCLPYYSLQLPSICL, from the exons ATGTTATCACATTCTGCCATGGTCAAAGAGAGGAAACAACAAGCATCAGCCATTATGAAGGAAATCTACAGCAATG AGTCAGATGGCCTAGACCTTGGAAAGAAAATCAGCATCCCCAGAGACATCATGGTGGAGGAACTATCAGTACTCAGCAACAGAGGTGCAAGGCTATTTAAGATGCGTCAAAGGAGATCTGACAAGTACACCTATGAAAACTATCATTATTTAGCAAATAAGCAAAGGAAT CGTAGTGAACCTATGCAGAGTGTTAAAATGGAAACTAGCAGTGCCGAAGTTGGCCATCAGCACGCACCAATGACACCTCCTAATACACCTGACCCACGGAGCCCACCAAATCCTGAAAACATTGCACCAG GATATTCTGGACCACTGAAGGAAATTCCTCCTGAGAGGTTCAACACTACTTCTGTGCCAAAATATTATCAGTCCCCCTGGCTAGAAGCCATCAGCAATGACCCAGAGCTGTTGGAGGCTTTATACCCTAGACTGTTTAAGCCTGAAGCAAAGCCAGAGCTGCCTGACTACAGGAGCTTTAACAG CATAAAGAATGTTTTTGATAGCTGGTTCCAGGAAATGAGAATGTGCCTCCCATATTACAGTCTTCAGTTACCAAGTATCTGCCTTTAG
- the MYOZ2 gene encoding myozenin-2 isoform X1: MLSHSAMVKERKQQASAIMKEIYSNESDGLDLGKKISIPRDIMVEELSVLSNRGARLFKMRQRRSDKYTYENYHYLANKQRNRSEPMQSVKMETSSAEVGHQHAPMTPPNTPDPRSPPNPENIAPGYSGPLKEIPPERFNTTSVPKYYQSPWLEAISNDPELLEALYPRLFKPEAKPELPDYRSFNRVATPFGGFERASKLVKFKVPDFNLLLLNDPRFMILANPLSTRRSFNRTPKGWTSENIPIVFIQPSDSNTVPETDDL; encoded by the exons ATGTTATCACATTCTGCCATGGTCAAAGAGAGGAAACAACAAGCATCAGCCATTATGAAGGAAATCTACAGCAATG AGTCAGATGGCCTAGACCTTGGAAAGAAAATCAGCATCCCCAGAGACATCATGGTGGAGGAACTATCAGTACTCAGCAACAGAGGTGCAAGGCTATTTAAGATGCGTCAAAGGAGATCTGACAAGTACACCTATGAAAACTATCATTATTTAGCAAATAAGCAAAGGAAT CGTAGTGAACCTATGCAGAGTGTTAAAATGGAAACTAGCAGTGCCGAAGTTGGCCATCAGCACGCACCAATGACACCTCCTAATACACCTGACCCACGGAGCCCACCAAATCCTGAAAACATTGCACCAG GATATTCTGGACCACTGAAGGAAATTCCTCCTGAGAGGTTCAACACTACTTCTGTGCCAAAATATTATCAGTCCCCCTGGCTAGAAGCCATCAGCAATGACCCAGAGCTGTTGGAGGCTTTATACCCTAGACTGTTTAAGCCTGAAGCAAAGCCAGAGCTGCCTGACTACAGGAGCTTTAACAG AGTTGCCACTCCATTTGGTGGTTTTGAGAGAGCATCAAAGCTGGTTAAATTCAAGGTACCAGATTTTAATCTACTGCTGCTAAATGATCCCAGGTTCATGATCCTCGCTAATCCTCTTTCTACCAGGAGGTCCTTCAACAGGACTCCTAAGGGATGGACGTCAGAGAATATTCCCATAGTGTTCATCCAGCCTTCGGATTCCAACACTGTTCCAGAAACGGATGACCTGTGA